In Paenibacillus sonchi, a single genomic region encodes these proteins:
- a CDS encoding TetR/AcrR family transcriptional regulator, which yields MARSKEFDVDNVLGKAMNVFWQQGYEKTSMQDLVAGMGIHKRSMYDTFGDKHSLYIKSMERFAEMTASRMEGRVEGVDSAKEAIRRLFDMIIHKQDTDPAGCLLVNSAVELANHDPETISRVNDAFLDAERLLEQLVTRGQASGEIAEHHRAADLAVFLHNALVGLRVMVKINPDRSKLQRIVDTTLAVLD from the coding sequence ATGGCTAGAAGCAAAGAATTTGATGTCGACAACGTGCTGGGCAAGGCGATGAATGTTTTTTGGCAGCAGGGCTATGAGAAAACCTCGATGCAGGATCTGGTTGCCGGTATGGGCATTCACAAGCGGAGCATGTACGATACTTTTGGTGACAAGCATTCTTTATATATAAAATCCATGGAACGTTTTGCAGAGATGACCGCCAGCAGAATGGAAGGGCGCGTAGAAGGCGTGGATTCCGCCAAAGAAGCCATCCGCCGGCTGTTCGATATGATCATCCATAAGCAGGACACGGACCCCGCAGGCTGTCTGCTTGTGAACTCGGCTGTTGAACTGGCCAATCACGACCCGGAGACCATCTCCAGGGTAAACGATGCGTTTCTCGATGCGGAGCGGCTGCTGGAGCAATTGGTAACCCGCGGGCAGGCGAGCGGAGAAATCGCTGAACATCACCGGGCGGCTGACCTTGCGGTATTCCTGCATAATGCGCTGGTAGGGCTTCGGGTCATGGTCAAAATCAACCCGGACCGGAGCAAGCTGCAGAGAATTGTCGATACTACACTTGCGGTGCTGGACTAA
- a CDS encoding manganese catalase family protein produces the protein MFQRMDEIMIEIPDVEKPDPNAAAAVQELLGGKFGEMSTLNNYLYQSFNFRSKDKLKPFYDLVMSITAEELGHVELVSHAVNKCLRGSTAYKQPDSTPLDAVKDARLSYHFLAGAQGAMPFDSMGNPWTGANVFNSGNLVEDLLHNFFLECGARTHKMKVYEMTDHPAARAVVGFLLVRGGVHVVAYAKALEIATGVNVTKLVPVPSLSNKSFTEAAKYEEKGVHTKLYTWSDKDFSSIGQIWKGTHPEDGLPLEVIQGVPEGVPIPEAPESKEEFAPGISADEFKEIAKRLKMAGNIHD, from the coding sequence ATGTTCCAACGCATGGATGAGATCATGATCGAGATTCCCGATGTCGAGAAGCCGGACCCTAATGCCGCAGCCGCCGTACAAGAACTGCTCGGAGGAAAATTCGGCGAGATGTCCACACTTAACAATTATCTCTATCAATCTTTTAACTTCCGTTCCAAAGACAAGCTGAAGCCCTTCTACGATCTGGTAATGAGTATAACGGCCGAAGAGCTGGGCCACGTCGAGCTGGTATCGCATGCGGTAAATAAATGCCTCAGAGGCTCGACAGCGTACAAGCAACCAGACTCTACCCCGCTGGATGCCGTAAAAGATGCCCGTCTGTCCTATCACTTCCTGGCCGGAGCCCAGGGGGCGATGCCGTTCGATTCCATGGGCAATCCATGGACCGGGGCCAACGTATTCAACAGCGGCAACCTGGTGGAGGATCTGCTGCATAACTTCTTCCTGGAATGCGGAGCAAGAACACACAAAATGAAGGTCTATGAAATGACCGATCATCCGGCTGCGCGTGCGGTAGTCGGTTTCCTGCTCGTCCGCGGCGGAGTCCATGTGGTGGCCTATGCCAAAGCGCTGGAGATTGCAACGGGCGTCAACGTAACCAAGCTCGTGCCCGTCCCTTCCCTCAGCAACAAGTCATTTACCGAAGCTGCCAAATATGAAGAAAAAGGGGTGCACACCAAGCTGTACACTTGGAGCGACAAAGATTTTAGCTCCATTGGCCAGATCTGGAAGGGCACCCATCCTGAAGACGGCCTTCCGCTGGAGGTGATTCAGGGAGTGCCCGAAGGCGTGCCTATCCCTGAAGCGCCAGAATCCAAGGAAGAGTTCGCACCGGGCATTTCCGCTGACGAATTCAAGGAAATTGCCAAACGCCTCAAGATGGCGGGGAATATACATGATTAG
- the rnhA gene encoding ribonuclease H has protein sequence MAKQKFYVVWEGKKPGVYGTWAECQAQTDHYTGAKYKSYESRAAADAAYKAGWKGNWGSGAAAAGAGKSKPASSYKRSTAEAAPAEIEYDSISVDVGTRGNPGPVEYKGVDTQTGDIIFSCGPISKGTNNLGEFLAIVHALALLKKEGSSRTIYSDSVNAMKWVKQKKVATTLPRDASTEEIWTLIDRAERWLQTNTYTNKILKWQTREWGEIKADYGRK, from the coding sequence ATGGCTAAGCAGAAATTTTATGTGGTCTGGGAAGGCAAAAAGCCCGGTGTATACGGAACATGGGCGGAATGCCAGGCACAGACGGATCATTATACGGGTGCAAAATATAAATCCTATGAATCCAGGGCCGCAGCGGATGCCGCCTACAAAGCTGGCTGGAAGGGCAATTGGGGAAGCGGAGCAGCCGCAGCCGGAGCTGGCAAAAGCAAACCGGCAAGCTCCTATAAGCGCAGCACAGCCGAAGCAGCCCCGGCAGAGATTGAGTATGACAGCATTTCCGTGGATGTGGGGACGCGGGGCAACCCCGGGCCTGTGGAATATAAGGGTGTGGATACGCAGACCGGAGACATTATTTTTTCCTGCGGACCTATTTCCAAAGGCACCAATAATCTTGGCGAGTTCCTGGCGATTGTCCACGCGCTGGCCCTGCTGAAGAAAGAGGGCAGCAGCCGGACGATCTACAGCGATTCCGTGAATGCCATGAAATGGGTCAAGCAGAAGAAGGTGGCCACCACACTGCCGCGCGATGCTTCCACAGAGGAAATCTGGACGCTGATTGACCGCGCGGAACGCTGGCTGCAGACGAATACATATACCAACAAAATCCTGAAGTGGCAAACCAGGGAATGGGGAGAGATCAAGGCGGATTACGGGCGTAAATAA